In Lactuca sativa cultivar Salinas chromosome 5, Lsat_Salinas_v11, whole genome shotgun sequence, the DNA window ataaaaaatatatataataaggtTAATCCAAATTATATAAACAGACTTTAATTAAAAAACCTGTTGAGAGCTTTACACTGAATTCCTGGCGGGAGAATAAGCAAGAAATCACTTACATGAATATCACTTCCCGGCGACTCCGACCCCGACATTTCTTCCGGCAACGGCGACCCTTTATCCGACCAAGCATTCAAAACTTTTTCATAATTCAACTTCAATAATAACCTTGGCCAATTTTCAAGACTTAAATTCCTCTCTCCCGGAATCGGATTCCCCAATTCCAATTCCATCTTCATCGATTCCtccactttcttcttcttttcagtCGGAGCTTTCTTCAATTTCACTGAATCCGGTGGCGATATACACATCACGTTAACCGCCGGAAAACTCCACCAGTTCCGTTCATCTACATTCCTCAACGCCCTCACCCCATTTCTCAATCCCAATCCGAAATTGAACTCCAAATTCCCCCCAAATCCAAGCCCCATGGGGTACCCATAACAAGTATTGTAATTAAAATCGAAATTGAAACTGAAACAAGATTTCGCATTTGAGATTTCATCACCtcccacaattgaattcgatttCCCCATAATACTATCAATCCCCGCTTCAATTTCCTCATCAAGCATCGAATCAGTGTCGAAATTTTCCTGATATCCTTCACTCGGTTCCATTGAATTAGAATTGGAGTCGATTGGACTCCGGTCTTTCAGCTCAATCGAAGAACTGGGTTTCATCTTAATCGGCCTTTCAGTCACCGGAAAGGGCAAAATCAACTGCGGTGGTTCATTGAAGAAATAAGAACGTTGGTTTGGTAACGTCGATTGATTATTGTTGTTCTTGTTGATCGAGAAAATGGTGGGACAAGCTGTGGAGAGAAGGGCAGCTGCTTCATTGTAAGTTTGATTGGGTCTTTTTCGTTGGGTTCTGGGCTTTCGAGTGCAGACAGCCATTGGAGAGTTGCTTGATTCTGAGAGATTTGAAGACGGAGAAGATGAATGTGAAGTTCTCATAGAAGTAGCAGATGAGGATTTAACGATATTTTCAAGATCAAATCCATAAGCCCTTCCTGTACCTCTACTTAAACAcgatgacattttgatttttctgtttttcaacTTCAATTAACTACCAAATTCATGTATTTCATTCTTCATTTGACAAAAAACAAACCCCAGATTTTATTCTGAGACATTTTTGAATTCAAAAACTAGAAACTCGATTCAGACATTCAGTCACAAGAAGTAAAAGGAGAATTGAGATCAAACAAGTGGAAATGATGAAAGATATTTTAGAGTTAAAACAAAGAAAGACAATGAACCCTATAAACCCTAAAAAGTGCTTGTTTTTCTGAATAAACAAATATTGGGTTCCTGTAGAATATGAGGAAAAATCCAACTAAAGATTTATATAATATTCTACAATAAGAAAGATACGAGAGAGAAACCCTTTTCCTAAAACCCACAAAATGTCACCAAATCAACATTCAATTCGTTTGCAGAATTGTGTCATGGGTGTAAGAACTTTTCCACTTCTCAGAATTTAGCGAAATCGGGAAAGTAAGCATAATTTATACAAATTGTAGGTGTGCATTGTGACAGATGAACGAACAAAACACAAAAATTCAAAAGATTCTGAGTTGGGTTTACCCAAAAGAACATCAAAATATCTAATCTAGATCACATTTTATGGGCATCCACGATtgcaataacacacacacacacacagagacatAGAGAGAGAATGGAGTCACGAGATAGGAAAAGATATAAAAATGGAAGAAATCCGTTGGGTGATTTTGTAAGAGTGATAGAGACCcacttctctttctctcttttgTATGTCTAATTTGGTAATTTCACACAATTGAGGGATGGATCATGGAGCAATAGGGGAAAGAGAGAAAACAGAAGAAGGGACGAGAGAGAGTTTCTAAGACTTTCTGTTTGGAGTTTGGACCACTTCGATACTTCATCACTCCAATTATTTTAGTGTTCCATGTAATAATATTACTTCTTGTAACTTATGTAACAAAgtaaaatttaatataaaatatatgaTTATGTTGTATGTTAGTATATGACAAAGATTAAATATAAATATGTATATGTACAATAGATTTTATGGATTTTTTTACCGATTTATGCAAAAGTGTAACTTTTATATCAATTTATGCAACAAATTCGAGTTATACAATGGACAATCACGTTTCAACCTCTTAAACATTAAACATGTTACTTTAAGATGCAACATTTTTTATCCTAAAATCAAGGATGGACTAAGAAAATTTGGGGTAAATTTTTTTTACTTGTGGACCCAAATCTGAAGTTAATGTAGACCATTTTTTTTTATTGGATATTAAACATTTtacattaattttataatttagtgtttatagttatatagACATACCAAGACAACAATTTAAAAAGAAATTAGATAGATAACAAAAATTAAAAccataaagaaaataaataagcTCTTATATAGGTTGTGAGAATTAAACTGATAAAATGGATATCTATAAGTATGAATAGATATGGTTTTTTCGTTTTATGGAAAGAAAGAGGTAAATGTGATTAGGCATTTAGTTCCCACATTTTTAGTAGGAAAAAATGGTATAACTTTTGGGTTTTATGAAAATAGAGAGAAGCCTCATCCATAATAGAATGCGTTTTGGCcgatctaaataatattttgagaGTATGCAAATCAGTAATTAAAAAGATATGGGTCTTGGTAAGAATTTTGATGTTCATGGAAGTAGTTGCCAACGCAACCTAAAATAGATACAAATTCATATTTTGTagagacaaaactgcaaaaatggtcctgtggtatgcatttttttggggttttagtccaaaccacgattTTTTTTGAttgatggtccttttgagctGGTTTGCTTGTAGTTTTGGTCCCTTAGACaactgaaaagactaaaatacccttgaagtatttcattttcatttttctttcattttttatctatttttataattaaaaaatgatattaaaaaattaagaaaattctctctctctctctctctctctctctctctctctctctctctctctctctctctcttaccttCATCCACAAACCTAGAAAACGGGCATTTGAGGGCATGTGAGGAAACCTAGAAAACGGGCATTTATGCTATTTATTACTTTGTTAtggaaattagaaaaaaaaaatgtacaATTCACATCTAACTACTTATTTTATCACCTCTCCTCCGCATGCCCTCAAATGTCCGTTTTCTAGGTTTCCTCACATgtcatgttttcaaaataataaatagaataaattacaaaaatggtctttATACTTTGGTCAAATTTATAGTTTTGGTCCAAGTTTTAAAAAGTTGATTGGTCGCATCCAGCTGTTTTCAAATTTTCCATCAATGGATCATCAAGCTAACTCTGTTAACTTGTTATATTAATCTCACGGTTGTCACCTCTTGTAATCGCATTGCCACCATTTGTTGTCATCGCACACGCCCCATGCACGGATTTGATCCAGATTTTTGTAAGTGGTAGTTGTAGATTTGTTATTTCCAAAAACGCAACCACTTTTtggattttattttgttttttcttttgtgGTTCTTAAATTTATTTGATTTGGTGCTTTAAGATTAATGAACTTATAACTTGATAGTTTTAGTGTTTCAGGAATTAATGAAACCTAaacaaagatgaagatgatgttcatGTCATAACTAATTTATGGGGTTTTGATTTGCTTTTGATTTTGcctatgattttgtggtttacctGAATCTAGAATAAACATTGAAGTAAATGAATGCATTTTGTATTTTCCATATAGTATTGCTTTGTGAATTAGCATCTATTTTATGATTTTGCATAAATGAAGAACACCGAAGCTATAGTATTTGGTGGTCAATGGTGGAGAGTATGATGTGATGGGTTTTAGAAAGCTAAAAAcgatcatttttataaaatatttttaagcGGCAACGAAAGCAATTTTAAAAATAACTATTATTTTAAGATCATTTTAACAAAACACCAAAGATCCATTTACATGATATTAGAAAGATTATAAACAACACATAAAATGATGTGCACAATCACACCTTCGTCTTGCCTTTATCCTCaaatgtacctgaaaccataaagtaaacctgtaagccaaagcttagtgagcttcccccAAGATACCTGACACAACagaacatataaatacataaacatgaaTGTTGGGTCCACAATCATCgaactggattacccctgagcccacaacataagtttaGATTACCCTTTCGACCCTCAGCTTATGTCTggattgctcccgagcccacatcataagtctGGATTGCCCTGCCGACCCTAAGCTTATGTCTGGATTTCTCCTGAGTTTGTTAGCATCTGCGTAAAGCAgtatcacctcaacccaacctcactatgtcgacatatgcaatagATAAACAGTAACCTGCAAGTGCAGGTGATCAtatagatctaccaatctaatAGATAACtacaacataacatcatcctatataccaggatacataacataacctagtgggtcggcattggtgcctttaacCCACGAATACAGTGAGAAAAATCACTTCAAAGTCCAAATGATAGTTGTATTGATCACTGCTCCAAATACCGactctacaggtcacctatacaacaaacaAGGACGAAGCCTCAATCAACTGCTCAAATTACTACATTTAACCTAAAGTTAAActtggtcaatggtcaaagtcaacagtcaacggtcaaaggtCGAAATCTCCATTTGAAGTCACACATCCAGTCATCACTGCGTGACCACATGTTGGAAATGTCGTGACCTAATAAGACTAAACAGTCGCGGATAATCATTCTCACGTCTTGACATCCAAGTGTTCACGCCATGAGAAGTGCTTTAGACATCTTGATGTATAAAGCTCCTAATCCTTTCAGACACACAAATAAAACTTCCAGAATGTCTTATCTACTTCAAAACATCactaaaatcatggatttttagATATGCATGGCCAATACATGCCTCAAACACAAGAAAGGTCTAAAATGGTGTAAAATCGGGACAACGATCTTATGTAAAAGCTCAAAGTTCTATAAAACTCTAGATCCATGACCTTAATCCACAAAAGGACCAtggggatccataaagttggcaactttatggaaccCCAACACTCTCAAAAGACAAAACATGAAGAAAAACCATGGAAAACCTAGATCTAATTAACTGGAATCATAAACCAATGAACTTTGATTACTTACAAGGGTCCAGAAGGTGAGAAAGGATGACGGTGAGGCTTGCAAGCTGAGATGGTGTACCAAATGCTCTTCTGCTTCTTCTTCTTTGCTAGAAATCACCACAAATAAACTCAAAATCAACTATAAAGGATTAAGGCtacaatggggggggggggggggtgcaaGGAGTTGATGCAGGTTGAGGGTGGGCTAAGTCTAGCCCTCACTTCATTTAAATACATGATAACTCCCCCAAAATTTGGGTTTGACTCACATCCAGGTCTCTCATTGTGACCCATACATGGTCACGTCATGACCTCTAAATTCATGCACATTATTGAGAGGCCACCTTACGTTATGACATGTAAGTGCTCACGACATGAGCTAAGTTTGAACCCAAAAATTTAGTTTAATAACTTAACAAAATGATTACCTGAACTCGGTGCTACAATTCTCCCCCCACTTAGACTAGATTTCGTCCATAAAATCCTTAGCTGAAAATAGATCCGGATAATGCTCACACTGTAACACTTGATTATAGATATGAAATTATTTTTGATTATGTATGATTTCTTTTTCGGCCACGAAATGGTGAAGCCTCACCATGACGTGGCGATAAGCTTTTGGGCCGCGAGAGTTTAATgaaccaccacgacgtggtgatttTGCCATAATGTGATGGCGGATGTtggaaaaaaccctaaaatttagaggatgagccctatttaaactccttaacCTCTCATAGTCTCCCTCCCATCAGCCTCCATCTCTCTAAATCGTCCCTTGCAACCCTAGATCCATTGTGTGAGTTTTAGccttaaagtgtgtgtgtgtgtttggtgctTGTGAAGGAAGAAGGTGGT includes these proteins:
- the LOC111906150 gene encoding protein CHLOROPLAST IMPORT APPARATUS 2, whose amino-acid sequence is MSSCLSRGTGRAYGFDLENIVKSSSATSMRTSHSSSPSSNLSESSNSPMAVCTRKPRTQRKRPNQTYNEAAALLSTACPTIFSINKNNNNQSTLPNQRSYFFNEPPQLILPFPVTERPIKMKPSSSIELKDRSPIDSNSNSMEPSEGYQENFDTDSMLDEEIEAGIDSIMGKSNSIVGGDEISNAKSCFSFNFDFNYNTCYGYPMGLGFGGNLEFNFGLGLRNGVRALRNVDERNWWSFPAVNVMCISPPDSVKLKKAPTEKKKKVEESMKMELELGNPIPGERNLSLENWPRLLLKLNYEKVLNAWSDKGSPLPEEMSGSESPGSDIHARLAQIDLFSDNGGLREASVTRYKEKRRTRLFSKKIRYQVRKLNADQRPRSKGRFVRRPNSPTCEKP